AATTGGGGTGCCAGGGGGGGTGACAGTTGGGGTGACAATTGGGGTGGCAATTGGGGCGACAATTGGGGCGGCAATTGGGGCGCCAGGGGGGGTGACAATTGGGGTGCCAGGGGGGTGACAATTGGGGCAACAATTGGGGTGCCAGCCGGGGTGCCAGGCAGGGCGCCAGTTGGGGTGACAAGTGGGGGGCCAGCCGGGGGGCCAGCCGGGGTCCCATCCTGTCCCATGGCACCCCGCAGCCCGTGGAGTACCGCCCGGTGCCGCTCCCCGGGGGCGAGGAGCTGGGCTACGTGCTGGCCCTCAAGCAGGAGCTGCGCGGCGCCATGAAGAACCTGCCCTACTTCATCAAACCCGGGGCGCCCCGCAGAGGTaccgggggggggagggcggggggggggggggggtgggggccccc
This DNA window, taken from Oxyura jamaicensis isolate SHBP4307 breed ruddy duck chromosome 31 unlocalized genomic scaffold, BPBGC_Ojam_1.0 oxy31_random_OJ64959, whole genome shotgun sequence, encodes the following:
- the LOC118158546 gene encoding DNA-directed RNA polymerase III subunit RPC7-like codes for the protein GGDNWGNNWGASRGARQGASWGDKWGASRGASRGPILSHGTPQPVEYRPVPLPGGEELGYVLALKQELRGAMKNLPYFIKPGAPRRDIERYSDKYQVSSPVDGAIDWNPGAWVFFLG